The proteins below come from a single Clarias gariepinus isolate MV-2021 ecotype Netherlands chromosome 17, CGAR_prim_01v2, whole genome shotgun sequence genomic window:
- the ovca2 gene encoding esterase OVCA2, translated as MSKADVSLRILCIHGYRQCSTSFREKTGALRKLFKKQCEFVYIDAPHKVPASDDSQVQENPARVGDNERGWWFSDDQAHSFDARQECEIGLGLMQSLEAVRIAVKDLGPFDGILGFSQGAALVAMLCSMQEQKLDPTFNFRFAILVAGFRSACAQHQYFYKGVNIMVPSLHVYGQDDKVIPEQMSRDLVPIFSRPHIFTHQGGHFVPASSAHKHIYQEFIKRFQ; from the exons ATGTCTAAAGCAGATGTTTCACTCCGTATCCTTTGTATACATGGCTATCGGCAATGCAGTACTTCTTTCCGAGAGAAGACTGGAGCTTTGcggaaactttttaaaaagcaatgtGAATTCGTTTACATTGATGCACCACATAAAGTTCCCGCTAGTGACG ACTCCCAGGTGCAAGAGAATCCTGCTAGGGTAGGTGATAATGAGAGGGGCTGGTGGTTCTCTGATGACCAGGCTCACAGCTTTGATGCCAGGCAGGAGTGTGAAATCGGCCTTGGTTTGATGCAGAGTCTGGAGGCTGTAAGGATAGCAGTGAAGGACCTAGGTCCCTTTGATGGCATCCTGGGCTTTAGTCAAGGTGCTGCCTTGGTAGCCATGCTGTGTTCCATGCAGGAGCAGAAACTAGACCCTACCTTTAACTTTCGTTTTGCCATTCTGGTTGCTGGTTTTCGAAGTGCCTGTGCCCAGCATCAGTACTTTTACAAGGGTGTAAATATCATGGTACCCTCACTACATGTGTATGGCCAGGATGATAAGGTCATTCCAGAGCAGATGAGTCGAGACTTGGTGCCCATTTTTTCAAGACCTCACATCTTCACTCACCAAGGTGGACATTTTGTTCCTGCTTCctctgcacacaaacacatctacCAGGAGTTCATTAAGAggtttcagtaa